In Thiomonas arsenitoxydans, the genomic stretch GCCATCACTCCCGCAGAGCAAACGGCGCTGCAAGACGACACCAAAGACATCACCCCGCAGTACAACGACATCTGGCAACGCATCCGCGCCGGTTTCGCCATTCCCAATATGGACAGCCCGCTGGTGGCGCAGGCCGCGCAGTGGTACACCACCCGGCCCGACTATGTCGCCCGCATGACCGAGCGCGCGCGCAAATACCTCTACTACACCGTGCAGGAAGTGCAAAAGCGCGGCATGCCCACCGAGCTGGCGCTACTGCCTTTTATCGAGAGCGCCTACAACCCCGACGCGCGCTCGGTGGCCCACGCTGTGGGCATGTGGCAGTTCATACCGTCCACCGGCAAGCACTACAACCTCAAGCAGAACATGTTCCAGGATGATCGCCGCAGCGTGCTGGCCTCGACCAACGCCGCGCTCGACTATCTGCAGAACCTCTACAACATGTTCGGCAACTGGCAGCTCGCCCTGGCCGCCTACAACTGGGGCGAAGGCAGTGTGCAACGCGCCATTGCCTACAACAAGGCGCATAACCTGCCGGTCGATTACCAAGACCTGCGCATGCCCAACGAAACCCGCAACTACTACCCCAAGCTGCAGGCGGTGAAAGACATCATTTCCGATCCGAGCAAGTACGGCATCACCCTGCCCGACATTCCCGATCATCCCTACTTCAAGGCGGTCACCATCACGCGCGATATCGACGTGTCGCTGGCTGCCAAACTGGCCGGGCTGACGCCCGACGAGTTCCGCTCGCTCAACCCCTCCTACACCAAGCCGGTGATCCTGGGGGCGACGAACCCGCGCATTCTCTTGCCCTACGACAACGCCACGCACTTTGCGCAAGCGCTGCAGGCTTACAACGGCCCGCTGTCCACCTGGACGGCCTACACCGTCAAAGCAACTCAGTCGCCGATGCAACTGGCGAGCGACCTCAAGGTCAGCGAAGCCGTGCTGCGCGAGACCAATGACATTCCGGCGCGGCAGCTCATCCGGGCCGGTTCGACCGTGCTGATTCCCAAGGCCGATGACGGCAGCAACAAAAACGTCAGCGCGGCCGTCGCCGAAAATGCGGTGCTGGCCTTTGCGCCCGAAGCCCCGCCGGGGCGTCGCATGGTGCTGCGCGTCGGCCGATATGGCGACTCGGTGCAGGGCGTAGCGCACCGCTATCACCTCAGCCCGCTGCAAGTGGCGCAGTGGAACCGCACGACCGAGCGCGGCATTTTCCGCAAAGGGCAGTTCGTGACCATTTACGTCACGCACACCCCGCGCATTTTCGTGGCTGAGCGCCAGGCGGACGAGCGGCGCATCGTGGCCGAGCGTAAGGTGGTCAAACGGCGCGTGGTGGCCGAACGCAAACCGCAGGTCAAGCGCCGCAACATCGTGCGCCAGCCTGTCAAGGTCGCCGAGCGTCAGCGCAAAGAACTGCACTACAGCGTGCAGACGCGGGACAAGAAGCTGATCGACGTCGCGCAGCAGTAAGCGCGATCACGCGTTCAGACCGCGCCGTCCTGCCGCAACGCGGCGATCTGTCCGGCGTCCAGACCCAGTTCGGCCAGCACCTCATCGGTATGCGCTCCCAGCGCCGGGCCGAGCCAGCGCGTGGCGCCGGGTGTGGCTGACAAGCGAGGCGCGGGCGCGGGCAAATCCACCGGCGTGCCGTCTGCCAGTGCGTGCGGCTCGATCATGCCGCGCGAGCGAAACTGGGCATCGGCCGCCACATCGGCAATGCTGTAGATGCGGGTGGCGGGCACCTCGGCCGCACGCATGGCCTGCACGATGGCTTCGGGCTCTTGTCCCGCAGCCCATTGCTGTATGGCCGCGTCGATCTCGTCGGCGCGCGCCATGCGGCCTGGATTGCGCGCCAGCCCGGCATCCTCGGCCATATCGGCGCGGCCGATGGCCAGCATCAGCCGCTTGAAAATCGCATCGCCATTGCCCGAAATCTGCACCCACTCGCCGCCCTTGCTGCGATAGACGTTGGATGGAGTGATGCCCGGAATGCTCGTTCCCGTGCGCTGCCGCACCGTGCCGTCGTAGCTGTATTCCATTAGCGTGCTTTCCAGCAGATTGAACACGCTCTCGGTCAGCGCCACATCGACCACTTGCCCTTCGCCGCCCTGCTCCCCGTTCCACCGCCCGCCGGTGGCGTCGCGGTGGCGCAGCGCTATGAGCGCGCCCATGGTGGCGTGCAAGGCGGCGATGGAGTCGCCCAGCGACAAATTGGCGCGCATGGGCGGACGATCCGGGTCGCCGGTGACATAGCGCATGCCGCCCATGGCCTCGGCAATGGCCCCGAAACCCGGCTGCAGGCGCATCGGCCCGGTCTGGCCGAAGCCGGAAATGC encodes the following:
- a CDS encoding CaiB/BaiF CoA transferase family protein — encoded protein: MDKPVASTQPARSALDGLRVLELGSLIAGPFATRLMAEFGADVIKIESPARGDDPGGDPLRSWRKLHKGESLWWTAQARNKRCITVNLKHPQGRDIVLQLAARADVVVENMRPGALEKLGLGWDDLRAVNPSLVMVRISGFGQTGPMRLQPGFGAIAEAMGGMRYVTGDPDRPPMRANLSLGDSIAALHATMGALIALRHRDATGGRWNGEQGGEGQVVDVALTESVFNLLESTLMEYSYDGTVRQRTGTSIPGITPSNVYRSKGGEWVQISGNGDAIFKRLMLAIGRADMAEDAGLARNPGRMARADEIDAAIQQWAAGQEPEAIVQAMRAAEVPATRIYSIADVAADAQFRSRGMIEPHALADGTPVDLPAPAPRLSATPGATRWLGPALGAHTDEVLAELGLDAGQIAALRQDGAV
- a CDS encoding transglycosylase SLT domain-containing protein, translated to MSLTSPPSSSTAAASATAEPGTPLKAEVVGGEAITPAEQTALQDDTKDITPQYNDIWQRIRAGFAIPNMDSPLVAQAAQWYTTRPDYVARMTERARKYLYYTVQEVQKRGMPTELALLPFIESAYNPDARSVAHAVGMWQFIPSTGKHYNLKQNMFQDDRRSVLASTNAALDYLQNLYNMFGNWQLALAAYNWGEGSVQRAIAYNKAHNLPVDYQDLRMPNETRNYYPKLQAVKDIISDPSKYGITLPDIPDHPYFKAVTITRDIDVSLAAKLAGLTPDEFRSLNPSYTKPVILGATNPRILLPYDNATHFAQALQAYNGPLSTWTAYTVKATQSPMQLASDLKVSEAVLRETNDIPARQLIRAGSTVLIPKADDGSNKNVSAAVAENAVLAFAPEAPPGRRMVLRVGRYGDSVQGVAHRYHLSPLQVAQWNRTTERGIFRKGQFVTIYVTHTPRIFVAERQADERRIVAERKVVKRRVVAERKPQVKRRNIVRQPVKVAERQRKELHYSVQTRDKKLIDVAQQ